TAAAATCCTGTTCTTCGGTTTGCTGTTTTTTGTTTTCTTCGTGTATCATATCTATCGTTTTTAATATTATATCAGATTAGCTGTCGGATTAGCTGAACAGTCAGTTGTATATACTATTGTATCTATTTAAGCATCTATGCACCTGTATATTTCCAATTAGCTGTTTGGTTAGCTAAAAAGCCAACGGATTACAAGCAATTTATTTAGCCCGTTGACTAACTCCGTAGCCAATCAGCCAACTAACCATACAAAGGAAATAAAAGCAATCCCAACCCGTATAAACGTGGCACTTTGTGGCACTATTTGGCGTTCATTGGCTTGCGGTGTATCTGTTATTCTTTCCGAAATTTGATACAGGAAATGGGCATTTCCCTTGCTAACTACAATCGGTCTCGAAGAGCGGATTATTGTGTTCATCAGAACACGGCAAGTTGTGTTTTGAGCTGCTTGAAATAAATTCCGCTGCTCAAAACCACTTGCCCTTACGCAGGGAGCTAAACCATTTCTCCGAAGTCGAATGGTTGAAAAAAATTAAAATGGATTTTATTATGGAAAACAAGAACAGAAAACAGAACAAAAGCGGTAGGAAACCAAAGCTGAACCCTGCACAAAACAGGTATATGTTCAGGCTTACCGATGAAGAAAATGCAAAATTTTTATCACTTTTTGACCAATCGGGAATGGACAATAAGGCTAAATTTATTGTTTCGTTATTGTTCGGAAAGGAAATGAAAACGGTTAGAATCGACAAAGGAACAGATGATTTTTATATGCGATTGACATCTTTTCACAGCCAATATCGTTCCGTAGGCGTAAATTATAACCAAATTGTAAAGCTGTTGAACGCCAATTTTTCAGAGAAAAAAGCATTGGCATACCTCTACAAATTGGAAAAACAAACTATTGAAATGGCAATGTTATTCAAAAAAATTGTTGAGATAACTGAAGAATTTGACAGAAATTATCTAAAGAAATAGTAAAAGTTTTTAGTTAGGCATTCTCATAGTTTCGATTTGGGATTGTTCAGCCTGTTACCCAAAGCATAGAGCGTGGATTACGAAGAAGAACAGTTTGCCAAGCAAATGAAGAAGAAAAGTCTGTTTCAGAGGAATTAGATAATGCGGTAGACAAATACATCAATTAGTTTTTAGCTTACTCAATCAGCATATCATAACAATTTACCCAAAGCAATTATGCCCTCTTCCAGCTCTTTTCCAGAAAGCGAGCCGTATCCTAATCTTATGCCGTTTATGGTTTCATCGAAGCTATAAGTATCGGGAGTCATGATTTTGATACCTTTGCTTTTTAGTTTTTTGGAAACCTGCAACCAATCCATTTGTTTATTTGGTACAATCCAGAAAGCCAAACCACCTTCAGGAATTGTATAAGTTGCTTTGTTCTTAATATGTTTATTCAGTACAGTTGCCATAAAATCCCTTTTGGCTTTGTAGTGGTTGGTTGCCTTTTTGATATGCCGTTTTATTGTACCGTCTTTGATAAGTTGTAGAACAGCCTGTTCCATTATGCTGTCGCCTTGCACATCAATAATTTTTCGCAAACTGCCTACCTTTTCAATCAAAGCATCATCATTGCTTGCCAAATAACCGATACGCAGAGCAGGTGCAACAACTTTGCTCATTGTGCCGATATAAACATAATTTTTCAGTTCCGTAAAACTTGACAACGGCAATACAGGACGGTAACCAAAATGAAACTCATTATCATAATCATCTTCGATAATTGTAAAACCGTATTCGTTAGAAAGCCGTATCAATTCCAATCTTCTTTTCAAACTCAATGTTACAGTAGTCGGATATTGGCGGTGCGGTGTAACGTAAATTGCCTTTATCTTTTTGCCCGATTTCAGATAGGCAATAACATCATCAATCAGCAGACCATCTTTATCTACACTTGCGGGTAACAACTTTGCATCTGCATTCTCAAACGCAGACCAAGCAGGTTTATAGCCAGGGTTTTCAACGATTACATAATCATTTTTTGTAAACAGGTATTGAGCCGTCAGATACATTGCCATTTGACTGCCACGAGTGATACAGATATTGTGTTCGTTTACCTGCATACCTCTTTGATGATTGAGCATTTGAACAACGGATTTTCTAAATTCCAAATCGCCTAATTCGTTGCCGTAGCCCATCATCTGCCACCTTGCTTTTTGATTGAAGATTTGGCGGTACGCCCTTGCCAATTCTGTAATGGGTGCAATTTTGCTATCAGGACTTCCATCATCAAACTGTAAATGATAATGCTTGCTTATTGTACTTTTTGCGGTAGCAGTTACACGATTACTTTTTTGTACTTCCTTAAAATCGGGCAATGTATCGGCAACAAAAGTACCCTGCCTTTCTTTGGGAATTAGCCACCCCTCAATAATCAGTACGTTCAGAGCTTCCACAACGGTATTTCGATTGACCTTTAGAAGTTGTGCAAGGTTTCTACTGCCCGGCAACGCATCGCCTGCCTTTAACCTGCCCGAATGAATATCTTTTATAATGGCATCGGCTATTTGCAGATAAACGGCTTTATCCGATTTTTCGTCTAACTGTATTTCAAATTTCCAACCTCGTAACATCTGGACTATTTATTTTTATAAAAACTGTATCATTACAATAGTCCAAAGGTACAATACTTTTGTATCGCAATAGTGCAAAAAACAATAAAAATTTTCAATTATGTCAAAATTAGAAACAGCGACAGAAGTAAAAAAATCAATCCACGCAGAGCAAAAACAATTCAGCTCAAAGGATTTCCACCAGACATTTGCAAGACCGACATTTGTGAGAACATCACACGTTATTCACAAAAATGTTGAAAATGCAGGTGTACACAATCAGTTTTCGGAAGAAAGAAAGCACCCTGTTTTCTTTGTGGACTTACCGAGCAAAAACGTAAGTATGACTATCGGCGGTTTATTGCCCGGACAAAAAACACACAAACATCGTCACACGTACGAAACAATATTGTATGTGCTTGAGGGCAAAGGTTCAACGCTTGTAGAAGATGAAATCGTACAATGGCAAGCAGGCGATGCCGTTTATATTCCGTCTTGGGCGTGGCATCAGCACCAAAATTTAAGTGATAGCGAACCTGCCAAATATATCGCTTGCGAAAATGCACCTCAACTGCAAAACTTGGGCGTTGCGTTGCGTGAAGAAGAGGGCAGAGATTTTTAACTTTTAAAAACAAGATAATAAATGAACAAAGTACCATTTAAAGGTGTAATTGCTTATCCTGTTACACCATTTGACAGCAACGAGAATATTGATATTCCGTTATTCAAAAAACAAGTTGAACGCTTGGTTACGGGAGGTTCTCACGGCATTGCCCCATTGGGAAGCACAGGTGTAATGCCTTACCTCAACGATGCCGAAAAAGAAGCCTTGACCGAAACCTGCATACAGCAGGTAGCGGGCAGAGTGCCTACATTGGTCGGTGTTTCTAACCTTACCACAGAGAAAACCGTTTACCACGCACAATTTGCCGAGAAAGCAGGAGCAACGGCTGTAATGATTATTCCGATGAGTTATTGGAAATTGACCGATGATGAAATTGTGAAACACTACGATGCTGTCGCTTCAAAAATTTCCATTCCGATAATGGCATACAACAACCCTGCAACGGGTGGTGTGGATATGTCGCCTGTATTATTGAAACGTTTATTGGAAATCCCAAATGTTACGATGATAAAGGAAAGTTCGGGCGACATTCAGCGTATGCATTATTTGAGAAAAGAATTGGGCGAAGAAGTCGCTTTTTTCAACGGTTCTAATCCATTGGCATTGTCCGCTTTTTCGGCAGGTGCAAGAGGTTGGTGTACGGCTTCCCCCAATTTAATACCCGAACTTAACATTGCCCTTTACGATGCTGTACAGGAAAACGATTTGGAAAAAGCCCAACGAGTATTCTACAAACAGTTTGATTTGTTGAAATTCATTGTAGCTAAAGGTTTACCACGCTCTATAAAGGCAGGTTTAGATTTGTTGGGTGTAGGTGGTGGCGGTTTCAAAAGCCCTTTGCAACCGCTTAATGAAGCTGAAGTAGCAGAACTGGACAGCATACTTTCGGCTATTGAAAGTGAAGTTTATCAGTATTAACCATAATTCTAAAACAAAGTAAAAATGGCAAGAGCAATTTTTTATCACGCAGGTTGTCCTGTATGCGTAAGTGCAGAAAAGGACATTTTAAATCTCATACCTGAAAATCAGGTTGAAGTAATCCATTTGGGTACAGACAAAATAAAAGTAAAAGATGCAGAAAGTGCAGGTGTAAAATCTGTTCCTGCATTGGTTTTGTCTAACGGCAATGTGTTACACATCAACTTTGGTGCTTCAATAGAAGATTTAAAGTAATCCCAATCTAAAAGTCCGAAAGTCTTTAATGCTTTCGGGCTTTATACATTATTGTTTCAGTGATAAGTTAAAACAAGTAAATTATAATATGAACCCGAAAGAAGAAATTAAACTTGCCGAAGTCCAGGACGAGCAATCGGAAAACGTGGAAGTAATATTGACATTGAACGGCAATACAAAACATATCCAATGGAACAAACAGATACCTTTGCTCGATGCGATGCTCAATGCAGGAATTGATGCACCACATTCGTGTTGCAGAGGTACGTGTGGCACTTGTGTATGTAAATTGGAGGAGGGCGAAGTACGTTTAAGGAGGAATTTTGTTCTATCTGAAGTTCACATACAGCAAGGTTTGATTTTGGCTTGTGTAGCAGTTCCCATAAGTGCAAGCGTTAAAATAAATTATGACGAGTTTTAAAAAAGTACGATAACAAGAATACTTTTATTGATTAGCACTAATTGCGGGTCTGGACTATCTACTTATCCCTAAACTGTACCACCAAACTAATCCTGTAATCTGATACTTTTGTGCCATTATTAAAATTTATCAAAATGGAGTTCAACATCAAAAAAGTAGGTCTAAACGATTTAGACACAACAGCAGAATTATTTAACCTTTATCGGGTTTTTTACCGTCAGGCAGACGATTACGAAAAGTGCAAACAGTTCATTAAAGAACGATTAGACAACGACCAATCAAACATTTTTGTCGTGTATGCAGACGGCAAAGCAGTTGGATTTGTGCAGTTGTACAAACTCTATCATTACATCAAATTGGCAAAGCAATGGTTATTAAGCGATTTGTTTGTTCACCCCGATTACAGAGGTAAAGGACTTTCAGTAGCATTGATAGACCGAGCAAAACAATGGTGCGATGAAACAGGAGCTTGCGGATTGATGCTTGAAACCGAAAAAACAAACGATATAGGTAACAAATTATATCCACGTTGCGGATTTGAGTATGACGGCAATCACAATTATTACTATTGGTGGAAATAACGGACAAGGCGGGCTAAATCGGTTTGCCTTTTTATAAAAAATGGTCGGGTGGTCGAGTGGTTAGACGAGGGTACGCAATACCTTTTACAGTGGTTCAAATCCATTCCCGACCTCAATTTTTATTAAATGAATATACCAAGACCCAAAAGCATAAACGTTCAGTCCATATTGGAAAACGAAAAAGCAATCCTTTATCCTTTACAGGAAAAGGATTTTGAGCTTTTATATACCGTAGCATCAGACCCCGAAATATGGAAACAGCACCCCAATAAAGACCGTTGGAAAAAAGAAGTATTCAGAACATTTTTTGACGGAGCAATGCAAAGTAAAGGTGCATTTAAAATCGTAGAAAAAGCCACAGGAAACACAATAGGAAGTACACGCATTTACGATTACAACGAGCAGGAAAACAGTATATTTATCGGTTATACTTTCTATGCAGTTGAATATTGGAGCAAAGGCATTAACAAATTGGTAAAAGCCATGATGTTAGATTATATTTTTCAGTTCGTTTCAAAAGTGTATTTCCATATCGGGGCAAACAATATCCGTTCGCAGGTTGCCATTGTGCGGATTGGTGCGGAAAAAATCGCAGAACAGGAAGTAACCTATTTTGGCGAAGCACCACGATTGAATTTTGTGTACGAAATCAGTAAAGAAAAATGGCAGAAAACTAAACAGGAATGAATGTATTTGACCATATCATAAACGACAAAGAACAGGTATCACTAAACGATATATTCCTTGATGAAGCTAACAGGCATAAGTTTGAACTGCTTAT
The DNA window shown above is from Sphingobacterium hotanense and carries:
- a CDS encoding dihydrodipicolinate synthase family protein, whose translation is MNKVPFKGVIAYPVTPFDSNENIDIPLFKKQVERLVTGGSHGIAPLGSTGVMPYLNDAEKEALTETCIQQVAGRVPTLVGVSNLTTEKTVYHAQFAEKAGATAVMIIPMSYWKLTDDEIVKHYDAVASKISIPIMAYNNPATGGVDMSPVLLKRLLEIPNVTMIKESSGDIQRMHYLRKELGEEVAFFNGSNPLALSAFSAGARGWCTASPNLIPELNIALYDAVQENDLEKAQRVFYKQFDLLKFIVAKGLPRSIKAGLDLLGVGGGGFKSPLQPLNEAEVAELDSILSAIESEVYQY
- a CDS encoding GNAT family N-acetyltransferase — its product is MENEKAILYPLQEKDFELLYTVASDPEIWKQHPNKDRWKKEVFRTFFDGAMQSKGAFKIVEKATGNTIGSTRIYDYNEQENSIFIGYTFYAVEYWSKGINKLVKAMMLDYIFQFVSKVYFHIGANNIRSQVAIVRIGAEKIAEQEVTYFGEAPRLNFVYEISKEKWQKTKQE
- a CDS encoding thioredoxin family protein, yielding MARAIFYHAGCPVCVSAEKDILNLIPENQVEVIHLGTDKIKVKDAESAGVKSVPALVLSNGNVLHINFGASIEDLK
- the mobA gene encoding conjugal transfer protein MobA produces the protein MENKNRKQNKSGRKPKLNPAQNRYMFRLTDEENAKFLSLFDQSGMDNKAKFIVSLLFGKEMKTVRIDKGTDDFYMRLTSFHSQYRSVGVNYNQIVKLLNANFSEKKALAYLYKLEKQTIEMAMLFKKIVEITEEFDRNYLKK
- a CDS encoding cupin domain-containing protein, producing MSKLETATEVKKSIHAEQKQFSSKDFHQTFARPTFVRTSHVIHKNVENAGVHNQFSEERKHPVFFVDLPSKNVSMTIGGLLPGQKTHKHRHTYETILYVLEGKGSTLVEDEIVQWQAGDAVYIPSWAWHQHQNLSDSEPAKYIACENAPQLQNLGVALREEEGRDF
- the pdxR gene encoding MocR-like pyridoxine biosynthesis transcription factor PdxR, translated to MLRGWKFEIQLDEKSDKAVYLQIADAIIKDIHSGRLKAGDALPGSRNLAQLLKVNRNTVVEALNVLIIEGWLIPKERQGTFVADTLPDFKEVQKSNRVTATAKSTISKHYHLQFDDGSPDSKIAPITELARAYRQIFNQKARWQMMGYGNELGDLEFRKSVVQMLNHQRGMQVNEHNICITRGSQMAMYLTAQYLFTKNDYVIVENPGYKPAWSAFENADAKLLPASVDKDGLLIDDVIAYLKSGKKIKAIYVTPHRQYPTTVTLSLKRRLELIRLSNEYGFTIIEDDYDNEFHFGYRPVLPLSSFTELKNYVYIGTMSKVVAPALRIGYLASNDDALIEKVGSLRKIIDVQGDSIMEQAVLQLIKDGTIKRHIKKATNHYKAKRDFMATVLNKHIKNKATYTIPEGGLAFWIVPNKQMDWLQVSKKLKSKGIKIMTPDTYSFDETINGIRLGYGSLSGKELEEGIIALGKLL
- a CDS encoding 2Fe-2S iron-sulfur cluster-binding protein; amino-acid sequence: MNPKEEIKLAEVQDEQSENVEVILTLNGNTKHIQWNKQIPLLDAMLNAGIDAPHSCCRGTCGTCVCKLEEGEVRLRRNFVLSEVHIQQGLILACVAVPISASVKINYDEF
- a CDS encoding GNAT family N-acetyltransferase; amino-acid sequence: MEFNIKKVGLNDLDTTAELFNLYRVFYRQADDYEKCKQFIKERLDNDQSNIFVVYADGKAVGFVQLYKLYHYIKLAKQWLLSDLFVHPDYRGKGLSVALIDRAKQWCDETGACGLMLETEKTNDIGNKLYPRCGFEYDGNHNYYYWWK